Proteins encoded together in one Centropristis striata isolate RG_2023a ecotype Rhode Island chromosome 6, C.striata_1.0, whole genome shotgun sequence window:
- the LOC131973775 gene encoding periphilin-1-like has protein sequence MAYRHSRKSIREAYEEQFSAVEAREVTVHRVVNIVEKRSHASRPLMEFERGFKDDQWYESPRNYLETREYHDDSNYPSSDRRHYDEDSSFGLFRRNKSPSRNEGQYSQQSYGRDDLRHQLGSRSSGRGDPYFRSRGRGSGPPPREERKEHYRGSPSLVIRRDRSPVRREAQPSVPVRSGSNSSSRSFSPDREKSYSYQQAQQKHKASGLTSHAPSTTVEDTAHSSGSSKEKTPASVAETEEVAAASMEPKLTPGEDFKARRLEAIKAKALEIEKHYRQDCETFRTVVKMLVAKEPSLDNLLQAPLDENLQEIKQRCLDSLKHFVKELDEVLKQPDTSALATCDKIL, from the exons A TGGCATATCGACATAGTCGAAAATCAATTAGAGAGGCATATGAAGAGCAGTTCTCTGCAGTGGAAGCAAGAGAG GTGACAGTCCATCGAGTTGTCAACATTGTTGAAAAGAGGAGCCATGCATCTCGGCCACTAATGGAATTTGAAAGAGGTTTCAAAGATGACCAGTGGTATGAGAGTCCTCGAAATTACCTGGAAACAAGAGAATATCATGACGACAGCAATTATCCATCCAGTGATCGTCGACATTATGATGAAGACTCCAGCTTTGGCCTTTTTCGCAGAAATAAGTCGCCCTCACGAAAT gAGGGCCAGTACTCCCAACAGTCATATGGCAGAGATGATTTGAGGCACCAGTTAGGCTCACG gagCAGTGGAAGAGGTGATCCATATTTCCGCAGTAGAGGTCGAGGGTCAGGCCCTCCTCCAAG AGAAGAACGCAAAGAACACTACAGAGGCTCTCCGTCTTTGGTTATCAGACGAGACCGCTCTCCTGTAAGGAGGGAAGCCCAGCCGTCCGTACCGGTCCGCTCTGgatcaaacagcagcagcaggagcttcTCCCCCGACAGGGAGAAAAGTTACAGCTACCAGCAGGCCCAACAAAAGC ATAAGGCCAGCGGGTTGACGAGCCATGCTCCCAGCACCACTGTGGAGGACACTGCTCACAGCTCTGGATCTTCAAAG GAAAAAACTCCTGCATCTGTAGCGGAGACGGAGGAGGTGGCGGCTGCCAGCATGGAGCCAAAGCTGACACCGGGAGAGGACTTCAAGGCTCGCAGGTTGGAGGCCATTAAGGCTAAGGCTCTGGAAATTGAGAAG CATTACAGGCAGGACTGTGAGACATTTCGCACAGTGGTGAAGATGTTGGTGGCCAAGGAACCCAGTTTGGATAATCTGTTGCAGGCTCCACTGGATGAGAACCTGCAGGAGATCAAGCAGCGCTGCTTAGATTCCCTAAAGCATTTTGTGAAGGAGCTGGACGAGGTATTAAAGCAGCCGGACACCTCAGCATTGGCCACATGTGACAAAATCCTATAA